A region of Streptomyces cinnamoneus DNA encodes the following proteins:
- a CDS encoding PP2C family protein-serine/threonine phosphatase, whose amino-acid sequence MISVSDRPPAPSTGPAELHAGIDDKQLQELISSAHTAMPVELSALVRRCATALGMDTALIYLVDLQQRLLVPLDERHEPLPVDGSSAGWAYRTVSLRVADVDDGVIVWVPLVDGAERLGVLAVQSANLDGPRLRRSRMLADLLAMAITSKRAYSDWLVARTRIAPMRLHAEMMRAFLPPRTIGNSECVSTAVLEPAYELGGDAFDHSVVKNVLHTAIFDAMGHNLASGLTTSVALAGARNARRSGADLPELVDTIDQTLAQWLPDQFCTGVLCELDVSNGALRWINCGHPPPLLIRDERVIDHALANTSQPPMGLPFQLAPVTREVHETALEPGDRVLLYTDGVTEARSEGGMEFGLDRFTDFIIRSTASGQRPAEVLRLLIHAILDHERNDLRDDATILLFEWRPQKR is encoded by the coding sequence GTGATCTCCGTGTCCGACCGGCCCCCCGCGCCCTCCACGGGCCCCGCCGAGCTGCACGCCGGAATCGACGACAAACAGCTGCAGGAGCTGATCTCGTCGGCGCACACCGCCATGCCGGTGGAACTCTCCGCACTGGTGCGCCGGTGCGCCACGGCGCTCGGCATGGACACGGCACTGATCTACCTCGTCGACCTGCAACAAAGACTTCTCGTTCCGCTCGACGAGCGGCATGAGCCGCTCCCGGTGGACGGATCGTCGGCCGGCTGGGCGTACCGTACGGTGTCACTGCGAGTGGCCGACGTGGACGACGGCGTGATCGTCTGGGTGCCGCTCGTCGACGGTGCCGAACGGCTGGGAGTGCTCGCCGTACAGTCCGCGAACCTCGACGGTCCGCGGTTGCGCCGAAGCCGGATGCTGGCCGACCTGCTCGCGATGGCCATCACCTCCAAACGGGCCTACAGCGACTGGCTGGTGGCCCGCACGCGCATCGCCCCCATGCGACTGCACGCCGAGATGATGCGGGCCTTCCTGCCACCGCGCACCATCGGCAACAGCGAGTGCGTCTCGACCGCGGTGCTGGAACCGGCCTACGAGCTCGGCGGTGACGCGTTCGACCACTCGGTGGTCAAGAACGTGCTGCACACCGCGATCTTCGACGCGATGGGCCACAACCTCGCCTCGGGCCTGACCACCTCGGTCGCCCTCGCGGGCGCGCGCAACGCCCGTCGCAGTGGTGCCGATCTGCCCGAACTGGTCGACACCATCGACCAGACGCTCGCCCAGTGGCTTCCGGACCAGTTCTGCACCGGTGTCCTGTGTGAACTCGACGTGTCCAACGGGGCCTTGCGCTGGATCAACTGCGGTCACCCGCCACCGCTGCTGATCCGTGACGAGCGGGTCATCGATCACGCCCTGGCCAACACCTCGCAGCCGCCGATGGGGCTGCCCTTCCAGCTCGCACCGGTCACCCGGGAGGTGCACGAGACGGCACTCGAACCCGGTGACCGGGTCCTGCTCTACACCGACGGTGTCACGGAAGCGCGCAGCGAAGGGGGCATGGAGTTCGGACTCGACCGGTTCACCGACTTCATCATCCGCTCCACTGCCTCCGGCCAGCGTCCGGCTGAAGTGCTGAGGCTGCTCATCCACGCGATCCTCGACCACGAGCGCAACGACCTGCGGGACGATGCGACCATCCTGCTCTTCGAATGGCGGCCGCAGAAGCGCTGA
- a CDS encoding contact-dependent growth inhibition system immunity protein — translation MGTATDECRSRAGENEPHGSSLHLDRTLDELDPPRWAAPAAEATHLVRKVHELRRRPLSGLGPADLRTLISQEVALPYVLPLAVRLLLEEPLLDAYFHEGDLLLAAVGAPASAWAALPDPAARLRTVITALPEAAVAGLPRGAAEELTRFVARPGSSRS, via the coding sequence GTGGGCACTGCGACGGACGAGTGCCGGTCCAGAGCGGGAGAGAATGAGCCCCATGGATCATCTCTGCACCTCGACCGCACCCTCGACGAACTGGACCCTCCTCGCTGGGCGGCGCCGGCCGCCGAGGCGACCCACCTGGTCCGCAAGGTGCACGAGCTGCGGCGCCGGCCGCTGAGCGGCCTTGGTCCGGCGGATCTGCGCACGCTCATCTCGCAGGAGGTGGCCCTGCCGTACGTCCTCCCCCTCGCAGTCCGTCTCCTCCTTGAGGAGCCACTGCTGGACGCGTACTTCCACGAGGGCGACCTGCTGCTCGCGGCCGTCGGGGCCCCGGCCTCCGCCTGGGCAGCGCTGCCGGACCCCGCCGCGCGGCTGCGCACCGTGATCACGGCTCTGCCGGAGGCGGCGGTCGCCGGCCTGCCGCGCGGCGCCGCCGAGGAACTCACCCGCTTCGTCGCGCGGCCCGGATCATCACGTAGCTGA
- a CDS encoding YbaK/EbsC family protein has product MIRSPQAAPFGRFDESWPAVNRPELLAEPVAAALGQWVGAGPVESVLVVDTDPEVADTAAFSAAYDVPLDVSANCVVIAAKRGQEVTYAACVALATTRVDVNSAVRKRLGARKASFAPMDTAVAETGMEYGGITPVGLPKDWPLLVDEAVASAPYVLVGSGRRRSKLILPGAFLGQLPNAEVAAGLAR; this is encoded by the coding sequence GTGATCCGTTCTCCGCAGGCTGCTCCCTTCGGCCGCTTCGACGAGTCCTGGCCGGCGGTGAACCGCCCCGAGCTCCTCGCGGAGCCCGTGGCCGCGGCGCTCGGGCAGTGGGTCGGTGCCGGACCGGTCGAGTCCGTGCTGGTCGTCGACACCGACCCGGAGGTGGCCGACACGGCGGCCTTCAGCGCGGCGTACGACGTGCCCCTGGACGTCTCCGCGAACTGTGTCGTCATCGCCGCCAAACGCGGTCAGGAGGTGACGTACGCGGCGTGCGTGGCCCTCGCGACCACCCGCGTCGACGTCAATTCGGCGGTGCGCAAGCGCCTCGGTGCCCGCAAGGCGTCGTTCGCCCCGATGGACACGGCCGTGGCGGAGACCGGTATGGAGTACGGCGGGATCACCCCCGTCGGGCTGCCGAAGGACTGGCCCCTCCTCGTCGACGAGGCCGTCGCCTCCGCGCCGTACGTCCTCGTCGGCAGCGGCAGACGCAGGAGCAAGCTGATCCTCCCCGGTGCGTTCCTGGGCCAGCTGCCGAACGCCGAGGTCGCCGCCGGACTGGCCCGCTGA
- a CDS encoding mechanosensitive ion channel family protein yields the protein MNRDLTAHDVIVAGIALASGLLAALVLRVVLRWLAERARRTKWEGDDIIVDVLRTLAPWSAVAGGVGAAAAALPLTHSVGHVVNEVLTTFVILTATVTAARVIGGLVRTVAQSRSGVAGSATIFVNITRIAVMAMGFLVVLQTLGISIAPLLTALGVGGLAIALALKDTLANLFAGVHILVSRTVQPGDYIRLSSGEEGYVVDVNWRNTVVEQLNNNRVILPNAKLAGTNMTNFTRPEQKLSVTVQVGVAYDSDLEQVERVTVEVAEGVMKEVAGAVPDHEPAVRFHTFGESRIGFTVILGVGEFSDKWRIKHEFVKRLHRRYRAEGIRIPVPERTVSLRQGGEAVIPHPRVPLDAVQEHSGPTV from the coding sequence GTGAACCGCGATCTGACGGCCCACGACGTCATCGTCGCCGGCATCGCCCTGGCCTCCGGCCTGCTCGCGGCCCTCGTGCTGCGGGTCGTCCTGCGCTGGCTCGCCGAGCGTGCCCGCAGGACCAAGTGGGAGGGGGACGACATCATCGTCGACGTGCTGCGCACGCTCGCCCCCTGGTCCGCCGTGGCGGGCGGCGTCGGGGCGGCGGCCGCGGCCCTTCCCCTGACCCACTCGGTCGGACACGTCGTCAACGAGGTCCTGACGACGTTCGTCATCCTGACCGCGACGGTCACCGCCGCCCGGGTGATCGGCGGCCTGGTGCGGACCGTGGCGCAGTCCCGGTCCGGGGTGGCCGGATCGGCCACGATATTCGTCAACATCACGCGCATCGCGGTCATGGCGATGGGCTTCCTCGTGGTCCTTCAGACCCTCGGCATATCGATAGCGCCGCTGCTCACCGCCCTCGGCGTGGGTGGTCTCGCGATCGCCCTCGCTCTGAAGGACACGCTGGCCAACCTCTTCGCGGGTGTGCACATCCTCGTCTCGAGGACCGTGCAGCCCGGCGACTACATCCGGCTCAGCAGCGGGGAGGAGGGCTATGTCGTCGACGTCAACTGGCGCAACACGGTGGTGGAGCAGCTCAACAACAACCGCGTCATCCTCCCGAACGCCAAGCTCGCCGGCACGAACATGACCAACTTCACCCGGCCCGAGCAGAAGCTGTCGGTCACGGTGCAGGTGGGCGTCGCCTACGACAGCGACCTGGAGCAGGTCGAGCGGGTCACGGTCGAGGTCGCCGAAGGCGTGATGAAGGAGGTCGCCGGCGCGGTCCCCGACCACGAGCCGGCTGTCCGGTTCCACACCTTCGGGGAGTCGCGGATCGGCTTCACCGTGATCCTCGGGGTCGGCGAGTTCAGCGACAAGTGGCGCATCAAGCACGAGTTCGTCAAGCGTCTGCACCGCCGGTACCGCGCCGAGGGCATCCGGATCCCGGTGCCGGAACGGACCGTCTCGCTGCGGCAGGGCGGAGAGGCCGTCATCCCGCACCCGCGCGTGCCCCTCGACGCCGTGCAGGAACACTCCGGCCCCACGGTCTGA
- a CDS encoding YdcF family protein: MIAYAPAALFLVLFGIGILRDRRRFSNAVYLGLACIFMVFGLLHVADRSSDHGHHALEWLVAALLLIPFLGALALPVFLLINGVKMIRKEGRRPANLLSFLAGLALFGLMALTLVAAGTRSRGLVIATGTTLMIAGYVSFLFFCFIAYAFLYGWMRPRRDVDFVVVLGSGLIGGTKVPPLLASRLERGRRLYEAQAARGNPPLLITSGGQGPDEKLPEAHAMAGYLTDRGFPAEHIRREDRSRTTEENLEYSKAIMAAAVPDYSCLIVTNNFHAFRAALTARKAGVNGQVVGSPTAAYFWPSATIREFAAVFLSHKLVNFTICGLLALFGVLSWRLG, encoded by the coding sequence GTGATCGCCTACGCGCCAGCAGCCCTCTTCCTCGTCCTCTTCGGCATCGGCATATTGCGTGACCGCCGGCGCTTCAGCAACGCCGTGTACCTCGGACTCGCCTGCATATTCATGGTGTTCGGGTTGCTTCACGTGGCCGACCGGTCCAGCGATCACGGCCACCACGCCCTGGAGTGGCTGGTGGCGGCCCTCCTGCTGATCCCCTTCCTCGGCGCCCTGGCCCTCCCGGTGTTCCTGCTGATAAACGGCGTGAAGATGATCCGGAAGGAGGGGCGGAGGCCCGCGAACCTGCTCTCCTTCCTCGCCGGCCTGGCCCTCTTCGGCCTCATGGCGCTGACGCTGGTGGCCGCCGGCACGCGGTCGCGAGGCCTGGTGATCGCCACCGGTACGACCCTCATGATCGCCGGTTATGTGTCGTTCCTCTTCTTCTGCTTCATCGCCTACGCCTTCCTGTACGGCTGGATGAGGCCGCGCCGCGACGTCGACTTCGTCGTGGTGCTGGGCTCCGGCCTGATCGGCGGGACCAAGGTGCCGCCGCTGCTCGCCAGCCGGCTGGAGCGCGGGCGCAGGCTCTACGAGGCGCAGGCGGCGCGCGGCAACCCGCCCCTCCTCATCACGTCCGGCGGCCAGGGCCCGGACGAGAAGCTGCCCGAGGCCCACGCCATGGCCGGCTACCTCACCGACCGCGGCTTCCCCGCCGAGCACATCCGGCGGGAGGACAGGTCCCGGACGACCGAGGAGAACCTGGAGTACAGCAAGGCGATCATGGCGGCGGCCGTGCCCGACTACTCCTGTCTGATCGTCACCAACAACTTCCACGCCTTCCGGGCCGCCCTGACGGCCCGGAAGGCGGGTGTCAACGGCCAGGTCGTGGGTTCCCCGACGGCCGCGTACTTCTGGCCGAGCGCGACGATCCGGGAGTTCGCGGCCGTCTTCCTCAGCCACAAGCTCGTGAACTTCACGATCTGCGGGCTGCTCGCCCTCTTCGGCGTGCTGTCCTGGCGCCTGGGCTGA
- a CDS encoding flagellar hook-length control protein: MRSDKLASLAGAAALAATALLLAPSPAHAAPPATHPGMTWAKMADGPDGTVQVGGPGGSPSNPYQGDTPASAVLPVLCLKVDGSPVPDGITPGFYTGWAQGTVAASRPVRGSRLNSRNAADSVCQAEFGAGWRMAEFHDGHYGPDLAWTGGWTFWAYGSVPAGTRMWTAINDQRANPWD, translated from the coding sequence ATGCGTTCTGACAAGCTCGCCTCCCTGGCCGGCGCGGCCGCGCTGGCCGCGACCGCGCTCCTGCTGGCCCCCAGCCCCGCGCACGCCGCGCCTCCCGCGACCCACCCCGGGATGACCTGGGCCAAGATGGCCGACGGCCCCGACGGCACCGTGCAGGTCGGCGGCCCGGGCGGCAGCCCCAGCAATCCCTACCAGGGGGACACCCCGGCGAGCGCCGTGCTGCCGGTCCTGTGCCTGAAGGTCGACGGCAGCCCCGTTCCCGACGGCATCACCCCCGGCTTCTACACGGGCTGGGCGCAGGGCACCGTGGCGGCCAGCAGACCCGTGCGCGGCTCGCGCCTCAACAGCAGGAACGCCGCGGACAGCGTCTGCCAGGCGGAATTCGGCGCGGGCTGGCGGATGGCCGAATTCCACGACGGCCACTACGGCCCGGACCTCGCCTGGACCGGCGGCTGGACCTTCTGGGCGTACGGCTCGGTGCCCGCCGGCACCCGCATGTGGACCGCCATCAACGACCAGCGCGCCAACCCCTGGGACTGA
- a CDS encoding LysR family transcriptional regulator, with protein sequence MDVELRHLKALVAIADEGTVTAAAARLHLTQPALSRTLAQLEQRTGVRLVDRGPTGASRRTALTSAGRTLYDHARAILARVDAALADAAAVSRPLRLGYNCALLGRSTTPLLRSWQREHPHVPLELRRRDESTAGLATGDVDVAVVRADPGDPRLRAEALYREDRFAALPDDHPLAGRREIGLAELAGETLVTWREVSTSGPELWRPEERPASGTEVHDVDEWLNAVAVGGTVGIAAEGTVECRTHPGVRYVRVSDAPAATVYLLRPVHPTHPGTEEFVAAVRTLVSQ encoded by the coding sequence ATGGATGTGGAACTGCGCCACCTCAAGGCTTTGGTGGCCATCGCCGACGAAGGCACCGTCACCGCGGCCGCCGCCCGCCTGCACCTCACCCAGCCGGCCCTCTCCCGGACCCTGGCCCAGTTGGAACAGCGCACCGGCGTCCGCCTGGTCGACCGCGGCCCCACGGGAGCGTCCCGCCGGACGGCACTCACGTCCGCCGGACGGACCCTGTACGACCACGCACGAGCCATCCTCGCCCGCGTCGACGCCGCCCTGGCGGACGCCGCGGCCGTCTCCCGGCCGCTGCGCCTGGGCTACAACTGCGCCCTGCTGGGCCGCTCCACGACTCCGCTGCTGCGGTCCTGGCAGCGCGAGCACCCGCACGTACCCCTCGAACTGCGCCGGCGTGACGAGAGCACGGCGGGACTGGCCACAGGGGACGTGGACGTCGCGGTGGTCCGCGCGGATCCCGGCGACCCACGGCTGCGCGCCGAAGCCCTCTACCGCGAGGACCGCTTCGCCGCGCTGCCCGACGACCATCCGCTGGCCGGACGACGGGAGATCGGCCTGGCCGAGCTCGCCGGCGAGACCCTGGTGACGTGGCGTGAGGTGAGCACCTCGGGCCCAGAGCTGTGGCGCCCCGAGGAGCGGCCCGCGAGCGGCACCGAGGTGCACGACGTCGACGAGTGGCTCAACGCCGTCGCCGTCGGAGGGACGGTCGGCATCGCCGCCGAGGGGACCGTGGAGTGCCGGACCCACCCGGGCGTGCGCTACGTCCGCGTCAGCGACGCACCAGCGGCCACCGTCTACCTGCTGCGCCCGGTACACCCCACGCACCCCGGCACGGAGGAGTTCGTGGCAGCCGTGAGGACCTTGGTGAGCCAGTGA
- a CDS encoding short chain dehydrogenase, with protein sequence MKILLIGAGGTIGSAVHTTLTGRGHEVVTVGRTSGDVRLDMSDPQAVGRLYEQCGQVDAVAVAAGDAVFGPLDALTYDDFSATLRGKALSQVELVRQGTRHVAPRGSFTLVTGVLTHEPVPGAAAAAAANGAVEAFVRAAAIELAPQRVNAVSPGLVAESADAYGQVFPGVEPVPAARVATAYVRAIEGAATGQVLRVGH encoded by the coding sequence GTGAAGATCCTCCTCATCGGCGCCGGCGGCACCATCGGCAGCGCCGTGCACACCACCCTCACCGGACGGGGTCACGAGGTGGTGACCGTCGGCCGCACCAGCGGTGACGTCCGCCTCGACATGTCCGACCCGCAGGCCGTCGGCCGGCTCTACGAGCAGTGCGGGCAGGTGGACGCGGTAGCCGTCGCGGCGGGCGACGCCGTCTTCGGGCCGCTGGACGCGCTCACCTACGACGACTTCTCCGCCACGCTGCGGGGCAAGGCGCTGAGTCAGGTGGAGCTCGTGCGCCAGGGCACGCGCCATGTCGCGCCGCGCGGCTCGTTCACCCTGGTCACCGGAGTGCTCACCCATGAGCCCGTGCCCGGTGCGGCGGCGGCCGCAGCGGCGAACGGGGCCGTGGAGGCGTTCGTCCGGGCCGCGGCGATCGAGCTGGCACCGCAACGGGTCAACGCGGTCAGCCCCGGCCTCGTCGCGGAGAGCGCCGACGCGTACGGGCAGGTCTTCCCCGGCGTGGAGCCGGTGCCCGCGGCCCGGGTGGCGACGGCGTACGTACGGGCGATCGAGGGCGCGGCGACGGGGCAGGTGTTGCGGGTGGGGCACTAG
- a CDS encoding MFS transporter: MTDQTLSPSGEKKATEEEEVAIRRVNRRIMALSCLLVFMAQMATTIYLPSLPVVAEDFGMPRSYAALSISVFVIGAAAPVVVWGVAADRYGRRGPLLASLALFVLTSALTALIRSPEGLLVLRALQGVGAGGSAIIARILVRDRWSGDELARRLSVLSIAFITAMGGGQFLGGLIGRYAHWETGFVVLAVIGGAAAALTFTVPFESSRAVQRPSEVLRTCLTISRQRGFLLPALAGGAGFATIVLLQEVGPFVFQQHFGLAMDQYGSLGLLLGAAYFAGALTVNRLVSTVGSGRLMTAGAIVMTAAGIAMIVLWSVPGLPDGGALVVFVALYCVTTFGQSVLFPNSMATAVSSQHRHGASAVSLCGFLQQSMAGVAAATAALLHADLAWATVVAALGAAAWLMTRITVPSAVPGKGK, encoded by the coding sequence ATGACTGACCAGACACTTTCTCCTTCCGGCGAGAAAAAGGCGACGGAAGAAGAGGAGGTCGCCATTCGTCGGGTCAACCGGCGCATCATGGCGCTCTCCTGTCTCTTGGTGTTCATGGCCCAGATGGCGACCACCATTTACCTGCCGTCGTTGCCCGTCGTAGCGGAGGACTTCGGAATGCCCCGCAGCTATGCGGCGCTGTCCATTTCGGTGTTCGTGATCGGCGCCGCGGCTCCGGTGGTCGTGTGGGGCGTGGCCGCGGACCGGTACGGCCGCCGGGGTCCGCTGCTGGCCTCGCTGGCGCTGTTCGTGCTCACCAGCGCTCTGACCGCCCTCATCCGGTCTCCTGAGGGGCTGCTGGTGCTGCGTGCGCTCCAGGGAGTCGGCGCCGGTGGCAGCGCGATCATCGCCCGCATACTGGTGCGTGACCGCTGGAGCGGTGATGAGCTGGCCCGTCGCCTTTCGGTGCTGTCGATCGCGTTCATCACGGCGATGGGCGGTGGCCAGTTCCTCGGCGGTCTCATCGGCAGGTACGCGCACTGGGAGACCGGCTTCGTCGTCCTCGCAGTGATCGGCGGGGCCGCGGCGGCGCTGACCTTCACGGTGCCGTTCGAGTCGAGCCGTGCCGTGCAGCGGCCGTCGGAGGTGCTGCGGACCTGCCTCACCATCAGCAGGCAGCGCGGGTTCCTGCTGCCGGCCCTGGCGGGCGGCGCGGGGTTCGCCACGATCGTGCTGCTGCAAGAGGTCGGCCCGTTCGTCTTCCAGCAGCACTTCGGGCTCGCCATGGACCAGTACGGAAGCCTCGGGCTGCTCCTCGGCGCGGCCTACTTCGCCGGGGCGCTGACCGTCAACCGCCTGGTGTCCACGGTGGGTTCCGGTCGGCTGATGACCGCCGGGGCGATCGTGATGACCGCGGCCGGCATCGCGATGATCGTGCTGTGGTCGGTGCCGGGCCTGCCGGACGGCGGCGCCCTGGTGGTCTTCGTCGCGCTGTACTGCGTGACCACGTTCGGGCAGTCGGTGCTGTTCCCCAACAGCATGGCCACCGCGGTGAGCAGCCAGCACCGCCACGGCGCCTCCGCGGTCTCCCTCTGCGGCTTCCTCCAGCAGTCCATGGCGGGCGTGGCCGCCGCCACCGCCGCGCTGCTGCACGCCGACCTCGCCTGGGCCACGGTGGTCGCCGCGCTGGGGGCCGCGGCCTGGCTCATGACCCGGATCACCGTCCCCTCGGCAGTCCCCGGGAAAGGGAAGTGA
- a CDS encoding helix-turn-helix domain-containing protein: MQRASSTDRTVLGPLPDEALGLAVLLRAWRARVGHRLGLGKPLPQVEVAAGIGMSERWYRDLERGAVPRMDARTLAALADALRLCADERATLFLYAAGGELFPAVSPDDVDLAPLRRLVDLQPTRPAYLTDNAWNVLAHNEAMAEWFPWVRLPGANLIRWGLTDPEAREQMGDWPRHGRAYLAMLRYAMAQYPGHPELGEILRTALADPACRRIWDDGPVVIAHRDGHTFHLTIPRFAPHTVDVVAQVLNPVGYPGLRLTFLDVLREPCADAGRPHRPLDG, from the coding sequence ATGCAGCGCGCCAGTTCCACGGACCGGACCGTTCTCGGGCCGCTGCCGGACGAAGCGCTGGGGCTCGCGGTGCTCCTGAGGGCCTGGCGGGCGCGAGTGGGCCACCGGCTGGGCCTCGGCAAGCCGCTCCCGCAGGTGGAGGTCGCGGCGGGGATCGGCATGAGCGAGCGCTGGTACCGGGACCTCGAACGCGGGGCCGTGCCCCGGATGGACGCGCGAACCCTGGCCGCGCTGGCGGACGCGCTGCGGCTGTGCGCGGACGAACGGGCGACCCTCTTCCTCTACGCCGCCGGTGGCGAGCTCTTCCCCGCCGTGTCGCCCGACGACGTCGACCTGGCGCCGCTGCGGCGCCTTGTCGATCTACAGCCGACGCGGCCCGCCTATCTCACCGACAACGCGTGGAACGTGCTCGCCCACAACGAGGCCATGGCCGAGTGGTTCCCCTGGGTGCGGCTCCCCGGCGCGAACCTGATCCGCTGGGGGTTGACCGACCCCGAGGCCCGGGAGCAGATGGGCGACTGGCCGCGGCACGGTCGGGCGTACCTCGCGATGCTGCGCTACGCCATGGCGCAGTACCCGGGACATCCCGAACTCGGCGAGATCCTGCGGACGGCACTCGCCGACCCCGCATGCCGGCGGATCTGGGACGACGGCCCGGTCGTCATCGCCCACCGGGACGGACACACGTTTCACCTGACCATCCCTCGCTTCGCCCCGCACACCGTCGACGTGGTCGCCCAGGTGCTCAACCCTGTCGGCTATCCCGGACTCCGCCTCACCTTCCTCGACGTGCTGAGGGAGCCCTGCGCGGACGCGGGTCGCCCCCACCGGCCGTTGGACGGTTGA